From a single Nostoc edaphicum CCNP1411 genomic region:
- a CDS encoding PAS domain S-box protein: protein MSRKRAQEKLSEAEQKYRTLVEQIPGVVYISPINTTVKKAYISPQLQQLLGIVPEDWNPDFLNSWLDYTHPDDHDRFWQAVNATIATGEPLSIEYRMIRRDGRIIWVRNQANLVLDADGQTQVLQGLLFDISARKQVEAALQESEARSRAILEDQTELIARGLPDGTFTFVNEAYCRFFGLERDKIIGQHYKPVVFEEDQERVFSLVNSISLENPVITIENRAVACQGVRWTQWIIRGIFDDQGTIVELQSVGRDITDRKRVEQALSENEQKFRAIFNQTIQFIGLLEPNGIVLEANQTALDFAGISREEVVGKPFWEAKWWTISLETQEQLKTAIAAVANGQPIRYEVDVLGRDHQIITIDFSLRPILDEAGRVTLLISEGRDISEYQAALRERHKAEEALRSSQDFLQKVANTVPHILYLFDLLKGTSIYLNEKSVTVLGYSPEEICQADPQWFINCFHPDDRHLCYDIPSRFVNLQDNEVLSTEYRFRHKNGDWRWLNTREVVFARDANGSPTQILGSVEDINTRKQAEAMLRQQAEGERLITQVTQQIRQSLNLEEVLNTTVNSIRQCLGSDSVAIYQLEPDGSGNFAAESLADDYPQRLELTMHPFSLNQDFSDYYQGLPKVFHDIQESDFSADLFELLQLYQIKAAIITPILNGEHLWGLLIAHQCAAPRYWQAFEVNLLQQLASQVAIAIHQSVLYQQVQAANEELHRLATLDGLTQIANRRRFDEYLETEWQRLKREQVPLSLILFDVDFFKLYNDSYGHLAGDDCLRQLASALKNIVKRPADLVARYGGEEFAVILPNTEIQGAIHLAQTIRQAVCDLAIPHTQSRVCDRVTVSLGVVSIVPNCEISPPDLINAADKALYIAKQQGRDQVHAVCVVTPS, encoded by the coding sequence ATGAGTCGCAAGCGGGCCCAAGAAAAACTCTCTGAGGCAGAACAAAAGTATCGCACTCTGGTAGAACAAATTCCGGGCGTTGTTTATATCTCACCAATAAATACCACTGTAAAAAAAGCTTATATTAGTCCGCAACTGCAACAATTATTGGGCATTGTTCCCGAAGACTGGAATCCTGATTTCTTGAATAGTTGGTTAGATTACACTCATCCAGACGATCACGATCGCTTTTGGCAAGCTGTAAACGCTACGATTGCTACTGGAGAGCCTTTGAGCATCGAGTATCGCATGATTAGGCGGGATGGCAGAATAATTTGGGTACGAAATCAAGCTAATCTCGTTCTGGATGCCGATGGACAAACTCAGGTACTTCAGGGTTTATTGTTTGATATTAGCGCTCGTAAACAAGTAGAAGCTGCACTGCAAGAGAGCGAAGCGCGTTCTCGTGCCATCCTCGAAGACCAAACGGAACTGATTGCTAGAGGCTTACCAGATGGCACTTTTACCTTTGTTAATGAAGCTTACTGTCGATTTTTTGGACTGGAGCGAGACAAAATTATCGGTCAGCACTACAAACCTGTTGTGTTTGAGGAAGACCAAGAACGTGTGTTTAGTCTGGTAAATTCCATCAGCTTAGAAAATCCCGTTATCACCATTGAAAATCGCGCTGTAGCTTGCCAAGGGGTGCGGTGGACGCAGTGGATTATTCGAGGGATATTTGATGACCAAGGTACGATTGTAGAACTTCAATCTGTTGGACGAGATATTACCGATCGTAAACGGGTAGAACAAGCTCTAAGTGAAAATGAGCAAAAATTCCGGGCGATTTTCAATCAAACCATTCAGTTTATCGGATTGCTTGAGCCGAATGGAATAGTATTAGAAGCGAACCAAACAGCGTTGGATTTTGCTGGGATTAGTCGAGAAGAAGTGGTAGGTAAGCCATTTTGGGAAGCAAAATGGTGGACAATTTCCTTAGAGACACAAGAGCAATTAAAAACTGCGATCGCTGCTGTTGCTAATGGTCAACCTATTCGCTATGAAGTTGACGTTTTAGGTCGAGATCATCAAATTATCACGATTGATTTCTCACTACGTCCCATACTTGATGAAGCAGGGCGTGTGACACTACTAATTTCTGAGGGACGAGATATTAGTGAATATCAAGCAGCGCTGCGCGAACGCCACAAAGCTGAAGAAGCATTGCGCTCAAGTCAAGACTTTCTCCAAAAGGTTGCTAATACCGTACCGCATATTTTGTATTTGTTTGACCTCTTAAAAGGAACGAGCATTTATCTTAATGAGAAAAGTGTGACAGTTTTAGGCTACTCCCCAGAGGAAATTTGTCAAGCAGATCCGCAGTGGTTCATAAATTGCTTTCATCCAGACGACCGACATCTCTGCTATGACATACCAAGTCGCTTCGTCAATCTGCAAGACAATGAAGTTCTTTCCACCGAATATCGATTTCGACACAAAAATGGGGATTGGCGTTGGCTAAATACACGAGAAGTCGTATTTGCCAGAGATGCTAACGGTAGTCCGACGCAGATTCTTGGCTCAGTAGAAGACATTAACACTCGCAAACAAGCCGAAGCAATGCTACGACAACAAGCAGAAGGTGAACGGCTAATTACTCAAGTAACTCAACAGATTCGGCAATCACTGAATTTGGAAGAGGTTCTGAATACAACAGTCAACAGTATTCGCCAGTGTTTGGGTTCAGATTCCGTAGCTATCTACCAGTTAGAACCTGACGGAAGTGGCAATTTTGCGGCGGAGTCATTGGCTGATGACTACCCCCAGAGATTAGAATTGACAATGCACCCATTTTCGCTCAACCAAGATTTTAGCGACTATTACCAGGGATTACCTAAAGTCTTCCATGATATTCAGGAGTCTGATTTTTCAGCCGATCTTTTTGAGTTATTACAACTCTATCAAATTAAGGCTGCTATAATAACACCGATTTTGAATGGAGAGCATCTATGGGGTTTACTGATTGCTCACCAGTGTGCCGCACCTCGTTACTGGCAAGCCTTTGAAGTTAATTTGTTGCAACAGTTAGCAAGTCAGGTAGCGATCGCGATTCATCAATCTGTACTTTACCAGCAAGTACAAGCTGCCAATGAAGAACTACACAGATTGGCTACCCTAGATGGTTTGACTCAAATAGCTAATCGCCGCCGATTTGATGAGTATCTTGAAACTGAGTGGCAGCGACTCAAACGTGAGCAAGTGCCATTATCTTTAATTTTGTTCGATGTCGATTTTTTTAAACTTTACAATGATAGCTATGGTCATTTAGCAGGAGATGATTGTTTGCGGCAATTGGCAAGTGCCCTCAAAAATATTGTTAAGCGTCCAGCCGATTTAGTCGCCCGTTACGGTGGGGAAGAATTTGCTGTGATTCTGCCTAATACAGAGATTCAAGGAGCAATCCATCTAGCTCAAACTATTCGACAAGCAGTATGCGACTTAGCTATTCCCCATACTCAGTCTCGTGTGTGCGATCGCGTTACCGTGAGTCTAGGTGTTGTCAGCATTGTGCCAAATTGCGAAATTTCACCGCCAGACTTAATTAATGCAGCAGACAAAGCACTTTATATAGCCAAACAGCAAGGACGCGATCAAGTTCATGCTGTTTGCGTCGTTACCCCTTCGTGA
- the lepA gene encoding translation elongation factor 4 translates to MTDVPAVRIRNFCIIAHIDHGKSTLADRLLQATGTVEDRQMKEQFLDNMDLERERGITIKLQAARMNYTAKDGQQYVLNLIDTPGHVDFSYEVSRSLVACEGALLVVDASQGVEAQTLANVYLALESNLEIIPVLNKIDLPGAEPERVISEIEEIIGLDCSGAILASAKEGIGIDEILEAVVERIPPPPNTINERLRALIFDSYYDSYRGVIVYFRVMDGTLKKGDRIHLMASGKEFEIDELGVLSPTQKQVDELHAGEVGYLGAAIKAVADARVGDTITLSKAKAESPLPGYAEANPMVFCGMFPIDADQFEDLREALEKLELNDAALHYEPETSSAMGFGFRCGFLGLLHMEIVQERLEREYNLDLIITAPSVVYKVITLKGEELYIDNPSRLPSPNDRERIEEPYVQVEMITPETYVGALMELSQNRRGIFKDMKYLAQGRTTLTYELPLAEVVTDFFDQMKSRSRGYASMEYHIIGYRENPLVKLDIMINGDPVDSLAMIVHRDKAYNVGRAMAEKLKELIPRHQFKVPIQASIGSKVIASEHIPALRKDVLAKCYGGDISRKKKLLQKQAKGKKRMKSVGTVDVPQEAFMAVLRLDQN, encoded by the coding sequence ATGACTGACGTTCCCGCAGTTCGCATTCGCAATTTTTGTATTATTGCTCACATCGACCACGGGAAATCAACCCTCGCCGATCGCTTGCTACAAGCTACTGGCACTGTTGAAGACCGACAGATGAAGGAACAGTTTCTCGATAACATGGATCTAGAACGGGAGCGCGGCATTACGATTAAGCTGCAAGCTGCCCGGATGAACTACACAGCTAAGGATGGTCAGCAGTATGTGCTGAACCTGATTGATACTCCGGGACACGTCGATTTCTCTTATGAAGTCTCCCGCTCTCTTGTTGCTTGCGAAGGAGCGCTATTAGTAGTAGATGCGTCCCAAGGTGTGGAAGCGCAAACTTTGGCAAATGTATATTTAGCCTTAGAGAGTAACCTGGAAATTATCCCGGTTTTGAATAAAATCGATTTGCCTGGGGCAGAACCAGAACGGGTAATTAGCGAAATTGAAGAAATTATCGGTCTAGATTGCAGTGGTGCAATTCTGGCCTCTGCTAAAGAAGGAATTGGTATTGATGAGATTTTAGAAGCAGTTGTCGAGCGGATACCGCCACCACCCAATACCATAAATGAACGCTTACGAGCGTTAATTTTTGATAGCTATTACGACAGTTACCGGGGAGTAATTGTCTATTTCCGGGTGATGGATGGCACTTTGAAAAAAGGCGATCGCATCCATTTAATGGCATCCGGTAAAGAATTTGAAATTGATGAGTTAGGTGTTCTTTCTCCGACTCAAAAGCAAGTTGATGAACTCCACGCTGGGGAAGTAGGCTATTTGGGAGCGGCAATTAAAGCTGTAGCTGATGCACGGGTAGGAGACACAATTACCCTAAGTAAGGCGAAAGCGGAGTCACCTTTACCAGGGTACGCAGAAGCGAACCCAATGGTTTTTTGCGGGATGTTCCCCATTGATGCTGACCAATTTGAAGATTTGCGGGAAGCCTTGGAAAAGCTGGAACTCAACGATGCCGCGCTGCACTACGAACCAGAAACTTCTAGCGCGATGGGGTTTGGCTTCCGTTGTGGGTTCTTGGGTTTGCTGCACATGGAAATTGTCCAGGAACGTCTAGAGCGAGAGTATAACCTAGATTTAATCATTACAGCCCCCTCGGTGGTTTATAAGGTGATCACCCTCAAAGGTGAGGAACTGTACATCGATAATCCTAGTCGCTTGCCTTCTCCCAACGATCGCGAAAGAATTGAAGAACCCTACGTTCAAGTCGAGATGATTACGCCGGAAACTTATGTCGGCGCTTTGATGGAGTTGTCACAAAATCGCCGTGGCATCTTCAAAGATATGAAATATCTCGCCCAAGGACGAACCACCCTTACTTACGAACTCCCCTTGGCGGAAGTTGTAACTGACTTTTTTGATCAAATGAAGTCGCGATCGCGCGGTTATGCCAGTATGGAATATCACATCATCGGCTACCGTGAAAATCCTTTGGTGAAGCTGGATATCATGATTAACGGCGATCCCGTAGATTCCTTGGCGATGATTGTGCATCGAGATAAAGCTTACAATGTCGGGCGGGCAATGGCAGAAAAACTCAAGGAACTAATTCCCCGCCATCAATTCAAAGTACCAATTCAGGCATCTATTGGTAGTAAAGTTATCGCCAGCGAACATATCCCCGCCTTGCGGAAAGATGTACTAGCCAAGTGCTACGGTGGTGACATCAGTCGGAAGAAGAAACTTTTACAGAAGCAAGCAAAAGGTAAAAAGCGGATGAAATCTGTAGGTACTGTCGATGTACCCCAGGAAGCTTTTATGGCAGTACTGCGCTTGGATCAAAACTAA
- a CDS encoding ATP-binding protein codes for MTITANSQLPNVFSQNLESITSKTDGSLPALGAELVYTQDGAGRYLTFYWQHSELLGLNTEKIVDELNQSQTFAPVDKVTYLERLHRILTGLIPERFQCWFSYHQELFELDLVISPIMPSLGTTATTVLVMGRLVQATLNKKQVRVASKTPTQIELALRSQQHQKLVNRITRNIRRTLDLDIIWQQTVDSLGKALRLERCIICPYQPSSSKVQVKAEYRQPELKSMLGSEIDVVSEPAFAQALATLEPVVMEVPGYTGSGRQKTLVVATCYQDQANGLVALNWQDECYTLTESELELAKEAADQLGTAIAHATLYKELEAARQKAEEASRLKSEFLANVSHEIRTPLNGMIGFLKLILEGMADDPEEQNQFLTEAHQLSIHLLNIINDILDIAKIEAGKMELAYAPVKLNELFSDVESFMRPQAEVRNLSFGMQMPATSDEIIVQSNYQRLLQVMLNLVGNAIKFTHEGGITVSADLVLKKAKPNFQGQEFPGMVRVRVADTGIGVSLDKQDKLFQLFSQVDGSRTRQYGGTGLGLAISQKLVEAMGGEVHFYSLGEGLGSTVTFTVPLYQQPVMVSSSDSDSTSSAEC; via the coding sequence ATGACTATTACTGCCAATTCCCAATTGCCAAATGTATTTTCCCAAAATCTGGAATCTATTACCAGTAAGACTGATGGCTCATTACCAGCTCTAGGAGCAGAGTTGGTGTATACGCAAGATGGGGCAGGGCGCTATCTGACCTTTTATTGGCAGCACAGCGAACTCCTGGGGTTAAATACTGAAAAAATAGTTGACGAGCTGAACCAGTCCCAAACCTTTGCTCCTGTGGATAAGGTTACTTATTTGGAACGATTGCACCGAATTTTGACGGGTTTGATACCAGAAAGGTTTCAGTGCTGGTTTAGCTATCACCAGGAATTATTTGAGTTGGACTTAGTGATTAGTCCGATTATGCCGAGTTTGGGAACAACTGCCACTACAGTTTTAGTGATGGGACGTTTAGTGCAAGCGACACTCAACAAAAAACAAGTGCGCGTGGCATCAAAAACGCCCACACAAATAGAGTTGGCTTTACGTTCACAGCAACACCAAAAACTGGTAAATCGCATTACCAGAAATATTCGCCGGACATTGGATTTAGATATTATTTGGCAGCAAACAGTTGATAGCTTGGGGAAAGCACTGCGGCTAGAGCGCTGTATTATTTGTCCTTATCAGCCCTCTAGCTCAAAAGTGCAGGTAAAAGCTGAGTATCGCCAGCCAGAACTCAAATCAATGCTTGGTTCAGAAATAGATGTAGTTTCTGAGCCTGCTTTTGCTCAAGCCTTGGCAACCCTAGAACCAGTTGTGATGGAAGTGCCTGGATACACTGGGTCTGGGCGGCAGAAAACTTTAGTGGTTGCAACTTGCTATCAAGACCAAGCCAATGGATTGGTTGCCTTGAATTGGCAGGATGAGTGCTACACATTAACAGAATCGGAATTAGAACTAGCAAAAGAAGCAGCAGATCAATTGGGAACTGCGATCGCACATGCTACTTTATATAAAGAATTAGAAGCAGCGCGTCAAAAAGCCGAAGAAGCTTCCCGCCTTAAAAGCGAGTTTCTGGCTAATGTATCCCATGAAATTCGTACCCCCCTCAACGGCATGATTGGCTTCTTGAAGCTGATTTTGGAAGGGATGGCAGATGACCCAGAAGAACAAAACCAATTTTTGACAGAAGCTCATCAGTTATCCATACATCTGCTGAATATCATTAACGACATTTTGGACATTGCCAAAATTGAAGCTGGCAAAATGGAGCTAGCTTACGCTCCAGTCAAGCTAAATGAGCTATTCAGTGATGTAGAAAGTTTCATGCGTCCCCAAGCAGAAGTGAGAAACCTCAGCTTTGGGATGCAAATGCCTGCCACTTCCGATGAAATCATTGTCCAAAGCAACTACCAACGGTTGCTACAAGTGATGCTCAATTTGGTAGGTAATGCCATCAAATTTACCCATGAGGGCGGCATCACCGTCAGCGCCGATTTAGTACTGAAAAAAGCGAAGCCGAACTTTCAAGGTCAGGAATTTCCTGGCATGGTAAGAGTACGTGTGGCAGACACTGGTATCGGTGTTTCCTTGGATAAACAAGATAAACTGTTTCAATTATTCTCTCAGGTGGATGGCTCCCGCACTCGCCAATATGGCGGCACAGGCTTAGGACTGGCAATATCCCAGAAGTTAGTAGAGGCAATGGGTGGTGAGGTACATTTTTATAGTCTAGGCGAAGGACTTGGCTCAACAGTCACATTCACCGTGCCACTGTATCAACAACCAGTTATGGTTTCATCTAGTGATAGCGACTCAACAAGTAGTGCTGAGTGCTGA
- a CDS encoding NifU family protein → MELTIDNVETVLDEMRPYLMSDGGNVELVELDGPVVKLRLQGACGSCPSSAMTLRMGIERRLKEMIPEIAEIEQVV, encoded by the coding sequence ATGGAACTCACAATTGACAACGTTGAAACAGTCTTAGATGAAATGCGCCCTTATCTCATGTCTGATGGCGGCAATGTGGAACTCGTAGAACTCGATGGGCCTGTTGTAAAACTGCGCCTGCAAGGTGCCTGTGGTTCTTGTCCCAGTTCTGCAATGACCCTGAGAATGGGAATTGAGCGCCGCCTTAAGGAAATGATTCCCGAAATTGCAGAAATTGAGCAAGTAGTGTAG
- a CDS encoding glycoside hydrolase produces MSHPLYIAFIWHQHQPLYKSPGSGVSLSPSQQYRLPWVRLHGTKDYLDLVLLLERYPKLHQTVNLVPSLILQLEDYIAGTAFDPYLTASLTPDEQLTQEQREFVIQHFFDANHHTLIDPHPRYAELYQQRQEKGQAWCLANWELPDYGDLLAWHNLAWIDPLFWDDPEIATWLKQGRNFTLSDRQRIYSKQREILSRIIPQHRKMQEAGQLEVTTTPYTHPILPLLADTNSGRVAVPNMTLPKQRFEWAEDIPRHLRKAWDFYKDRFGQIPRGLWPSEQSVSPATLPHIIDQGFKWICSDEAVLGWTLKHFFHRDGAGNVQQPELLYRPYRLQTAEGDLSIVFRDHRLSDLIGFTYGAMPAKQAAADLVGHLQAIAKMQRDSHSDQPWLVTIALDGENCWEFYPQDGKPFLEALYQSLSDEPHLKLVTVSEFLEEFPATATIPGGQLHSGSWVDGSFTTWIGDPAKNRAWDYLTEAREMLASHPEATEENNPEAWEALYAAEGSDWFWWFGAGHSSNQDAIFDQLFREHLLGIYKALNEPVPPYLKQPVEIHEAQGSHTPQGFIHPVIDGKGDEQDWDKAGRIEIGGARGTMHNSSVIQRLWYGVDHLNFYLRLDFKGGVAPGRGFPAELNLLWFYPEKTMVNSPVPLADVPDAAPLNYLFHHLLEVNLLTQSIQFREAGDNYQWQPRFSRAQVALNNCLELAVPWADLQVPPDYSLRLILVLADEGRFANYLPENALIPIEVP; encoded by the coding sequence ATGTCCCATCCTCTTTACATCGCTTTTATCTGGCATCAACATCAGCCGCTGTACAAATCTCCTGGCAGCGGCGTTTCGCTATCTCCAAGTCAGCAGTACCGTTTACCTTGGGTACGTTTACATGGGACTAAAGATTATTTGGATTTGGTATTGCTATTAGAGCGGTATCCTAAGTTACACCAAACGGTGAATTTAGTACCATCGTTGATATTGCAACTGGAAGATTATATTGCTGGTACTGCTTTTGACCCTTATCTCACAGCCAGCTTGACACCGGATGAACAACTCACCCAGGAACAGCGGGAATTCGTTATCCAACACTTTTTTGATGCCAATCACCACACGCTGATTGACCCCCATCCCCGCTATGCCGAACTGTACCAGCAAAGGCAGGAAAAAGGGCAAGCTTGGTGTTTAGCAAATTGGGAGTTGCCAGATTATGGCGATTTGCTAGCTTGGCACAATTTGGCTTGGATCGATCCGCTGTTTTGGGATGATCCAGAAATTGCTACTTGGTTAAAACAGGGTCGGAATTTTACTTTAAGCGATCGCCAGCGCATTTATTCCAAACAGCGAGAAATTCTCAGCCGGATTATCCCCCAACATCGAAAAATGCAGGAGGCGGGACAGCTAGAAGTTACTACCACGCCTTACACCCACCCGATTTTACCGTTACTCGCTGATACTAACTCTGGTCGGGTCGCTGTGCCTAATATGACACTACCTAAGCAGCGATTTGAGTGGGCAGAAGATATTCCCCGCCACTTGCGGAAAGCTTGGGACTTTTATAAAGACCGCTTTGGACAGATCCCTCGTGGTTTGTGGCCTTCGGAACAATCAGTAAGTCCGGCGACACTTCCACATATTATTGACCAAGGATTTAAGTGGATATGCTCAGATGAAGCCGTCTTAGGGTGGACGCTGAAACACTTTTTTCATCGGGATGGGGCGGGGAATGTGCAGCAACCAGAATTGTTGTACCGACCCTATCGCCTACAAACCGCCGAGGGTGATTTGTCAATTGTGTTTCGTGACCACAGATTATCAGATTTGATTGGCTTTACCTACGGTGCGATGCCAGCAAAACAGGCAGCAGCAGACTTGGTGGGACATTTGCAAGCGATCGCTAAAATGCAAAGAGATAGTCACAGTGATCAACCTTGGCTAGTTACCATCGCCTTGGATGGGGAGAATTGCTGGGAATTTTATCCCCAAGACGGCAAACCTTTCCTAGAAGCTTTATATCAAAGCTTGAGCGATGAACCCCACCTGAAACTCGTCACTGTCTCCGAATTCCTCGAAGAATTTCCAGCCACAGCCACCATTCCCGGAGGGCAACTACATAGTGGTTCTTGGGTGGATGGGAGCTTCACAACTTGGATCGGCGATCCCGCCAAAAATCGTGCTTGGGATTACTTGACAGAAGCCAGGGAAATGCTCGCAAGTCATCCCGAAGCGACGGAAGAAAACAACCCAGAAGCGTGGGAAGCATTATATGCCGCAGAGGGTTCCGACTGGTTTTGGTGGTTTGGTGCAGGACACTCATCAAATCAGGATGCCATCTTTGACCAGTTGTTTCGAGAACACCTGCTTGGCATTTACAAGGCATTAAATGAACCTGTACCGCCCTATCTCAAGCAACCAGTGGAAATCCACGAAGCACAGGGAAGCCATACCCCACAAGGATTTATTCATCCTGTCATTGATGGTAAAGGTGATGAGCAAGACTGGGACAAAGCTGGACGCATAGAAATCGGCGGGGCGCGGGGGACGATGCACAATAGCAGCGTCATCCAGCGACTTTGGTATGGGGTGGATCACCTAAATTTCTATTTGCGCCTGGACTTTAAAGGTGGCGTTGCACCAGGGCGGGGTTTTCCAGCAGAGTTGAATTTGCTTTGGTTCTATCCAGAAAAAACAATGGTCAACAGCCCAGTTCCCTTAGCCGATGTACCAGATGCAGCCCCACTTAATTACCTTTTCCATCATCTTTTGGAAGTTAACTTGCTGACGCAATCGATTCAGTTTCGGGAAGCTGGAGACAATTATCAATGGCAACCCCGTTTCAGTCGCGCTCAAGTAGCTTTAAATAATTGTTTAGAGTTGGCAGTACCGTGGGCAGATTTGCAAGTGCCGCCAGATTATTCCCTGCGCCTGATTTTGGTGCTTGCGGATGAAGGGCGTTTTGCCAACTATTTGCCAGAAAATGCTTTGATTCCCATTGAGGTGCCTTAG
- a CDS encoding NB-ARC domain-containing protein, translated as MSNSLKASDSGLAIVDKSRQRLGWTKTSTARWWQDAHTSRATLRRFWQGDRIQREIFIAICQAVGIVNWEAIAELSHADLESIADIPTLYRDWNEAPDIESFYGRNQELAQLEEWITSPNCKLITINGIAGIGKTSLALALVDRIQSKFDCLIWKSLQTSPSLISLLNSLLNSFEQGVVQNIQQGTVQLIQQLQKRHCLLVLDGLEAIFSQAENLSYGQFIQQLSRERHQSCILITSREQPKNIEINSKTFRCLNLKGLPKKAAVELLQSREFTGKELGLSALIQLYRGNPLALKLVTPLIQSVFGGNIAAFLSQNTLIVGDRLRVILKQQFEQLSGLEQDILYWLAIWQEPVSFSRLQTHLLISVDPGMVLEGIVGLERRSLLEKWISDYEPSFTLQPLVMKIVTDELVEHTAQEIHQVVQSHDIRHFQILRTHWLLRPGTDDIAGDRILNQLGKKLWRFYGATLPEILNQILLLLKGQSPLAMGYIGSNLAILSGIDLV; from the coding sequence ATGTCAAACTCGCTGAAAGCCTCTGATTCAGGATTAGCAATTGTAGACAAATCCCGTCAACGTCTAGGTTGGACAAAAACTAGCACGGCGCGTTGGTGGCAAGATGCCCATACCTCTAGAGCTACTTTACGCCGATTTTGGCAAGGCGATCGCATTCAGCGAGAAATTTTCATCGCGATCTGTCAAGCTGTTGGTATTGTCAACTGGGAAGCGATCGCAGAATTATCCCACGCAGACTTGGAATCTATTGCAGACATCCCCACACTTTACCGAGACTGGAATGAAGCACCTGATATCGAAAGCTTCTATGGACGAAATCAGGAATTGGCACAATTAGAAGAATGGATCACCAGCCCAAACTGTAAATTAATCACCATTAACGGTATCGCTGGTATTGGCAAAACCTCCCTAGCACTGGCTTTAGTAGACCGCATTCAGTCAAAATTTGATTGTTTAATTTGGAAGTCTCTACAAACTTCCCCATCTCTCATTTCCCTGCTCAATAGCCTGCTAAACTCCTTTGAGCAAGGCGTTGTGCAAAATATTCAACAAGGTACAGTACAACTTATACAGCAGTTACAAAAGCGTCACTGTTTGTTGGTATTGGATGGACTAGAGGCTATTTTCTCACAGGCAGAAAACCTCAGCTATGGTCAATTTATCCAACAATTAAGTCGGGAACGACATCAAAGTTGTATTCTCATTACTAGCCGCGAACAACCAAAGAATATCGAAATTAATAGCAAAACATTTCGGTGTTTAAATCTCAAAGGGTTGCCAAAAAAAGCGGCTGTAGAATTATTACAATCAAGGGAATTTACAGGCAAAGAACTGGGGTTATCAGCATTAATTCAACTTTATCGCGGTAATCCTTTGGCGCTGAAACTGGTAACACCATTGATTCAGTCTGTATTTGGCGGGAATATTGCTGCTTTTTTAAGTCAGAATACTCTAATTGTGGGCGATCGCTTGCGTGTGATTCTCAAACAGCAATTTGAGCAACTTTCCGGCTTAGAGCAAGACATTCTCTACTGGTTGGCTATTTGGCAAGAACCTGTCTCATTTTCTCGATTGCAAACCCATTTGCTGATATCCGTTGACCCAGGGATGGTTTTAGAGGGGATTGTGGGGTTAGAAAGGCGATCGCTTTTAGAAAAATGGATCAGCGATTATGAACCCTCATTTACATTGCAACCCCTGGTAATGAAAATAGTGACAGATGAATTGGTGGAACATACTGCCCAAGAGATTCATCAAGTCGTCCAGAGTCATGATATTCGTCATTTTCAGATATTGCGAACCCATTGGTTGCTACGACCGGGTACTGACGATATTGCAGGCGATCGCATTTTAAACCAACTGGGGAAAAAGCTCTGGCGCTTTTATGGTGCAACTCTTCCAGAAATCCTGAATCAGATTTTGTTGTTGTTAAAAGGTCAATCTCCTTTAGCAATGGGTTACATCGGGAGCAATCTAGCAATCCTCTCAGGAATAGACTTGGTATGA
- a CDS encoding type II toxin-antitoxin system VapC family toxin — MIVLDTHIWVWWVQNDSRLTQQQQEWLRDYESDGLGISILSCWEVAKLVEKKRLVLPVDIDKWLEAALAYPGVQLLNLSLPIIVDSTQLNGFHNDPFDQMIVATARYYNCLLLTADAKILNYSDVQTLK, encoded by the coding sequence ATGATTGTACTTGATACTCATATCTGGGTTTGGTGGGTGCAGAACGATTCACGACTGACCCAACAACAGCAAGAATGGTTACGAGATTACGAATCTGATGGTTTAGGAATCAGCATTCTTTCTTGCTGGGAAGTAGCAAAATTGGTAGAGAAAAAGCGACTAGTTTTACCTGTAGATATTGATAAATGGCTAGAAGCTGCTTTAGCTTATCCGGGAGTACAACTATTAAATTTGTCTTTGCCGATAATAGTTGATTCAACTCAATTAAATGGATTCCATAACGACCCGTTTGATCAAATGATTGTGGCTACAGCCAGATATTATAATTGTCTTTTGTTAACTGCCGATGCTAAAATTCTTAATTATTCTGATGTACAAACCCTCAAGTAG